A window of Perognathus longimembris pacificus isolate PPM17 chromosome 6, ASM2315922v1, whole genome shotgun sequence contains these coding sequences:
- the Hck gene encoding tyrosine-protein kinase HCK isoform X2 has translation MGCKKSKILRDMGKAWKAEPGSNPHNPVYVPDPTSSSKMGPNSNNGNPPGFADGSEDIIVVALYDYEAVHHEDLSFRKGEQLVVLEESEEWWKARSLTTWKEGYIPSNYVARVNSLETEEWFFKKASRKDAERQLLAPGNMLGSFMIRDSETSKGSYSLSVRDFDAQQGDTVKHYKIRTLDSGGFYISPRSTFGTLHELVEHYKKGKDGLCQKLSVPCKSPKPQKPWEKDAWEIPRESLKLEKRLGAGQFGEVWMATYNKHTKVAVKMMKPGSMSVEAFLAEANMMKTLQHDKLVKLHAVVTQEPIYIVTEFMAKGSLLDFLKSQEGSKQPFPKLIDFSAQIAEGMAFIERRNYIHRDLRAANILVSASLVCKIADFGLARIIEDNEYTAREGAKFPIKWTAPEAINFGSFTIKSDVWSFGILLMEIVTFGRIPYPGMSNPEVIRALEHGYRMSRPEHCPAELYNIMTRCWKNRPEERPTFEYIQSVLEDFYTATESQYQQQP, from the exons ATGGGGTGCAAGAAATCCAAGATCCTACGGGACATGGGCAAGGCCTGGAAAGCGGAGCCGGGCAGCAACCCGCACAACCCTGTGTACGTGCCGGACCCCACTTCGTCCAGCAAGATG GGGccaaacagcaacaatggcaacccCCCAGGCTTTGCAGATG GCTCTGAGGACATCATTGTGGTTGCCCTGTATGACTATGAGGCCGTTCACCATGAAGACCTCAGCTTCCGGAAGGGGGAGCAGCTGGTAGTCCTGGAGGA gtCTGAAGAATGGTGGAAGGCAAGATCTTTGACAACCTGGAAAGAGGGCTACATTCCGAGCAACTATGTGGCCCGTGTTAACTCTCTAGAGACAGAAGA GTGGTTCTTCAAGAAGGCCAGCCGGAAGGATGCAGAGCGACAACTCCTAGCTCCTGGCAACATGCTTGGCTCCTTCATGATCAGAGACAGCGAGACCAGCAAAG GAAGCTACTCCTTGTCTGTGCGAGACTTTGACGCCCAGCAAGGAGATACGGTGAAGCATTATAAGATCCGGACGCTGGACAGCGGGGGCTTCTACATCTCCCCGAGGAGCACCTTTGGCACGCTGCATGAGCTCGTGGAACATTACAAGA AGGGGAAAGACGGCCTGTGCCAGAAGCTGTCGGTGCCCTGCAAGTCCCCCAAGCCACAAAAGCCGTGGGAGAAAGATGCCTGGGAGATCCCCCGGGAATCCCTCAAGCTGGAGAAGAGGCTGGGAGCTGGGCAGTTTGGAGAAGTCTGGATGG CCACCTATAACAAGCACACCAAGGTGGCGGTGAAGATGATGAAGCCGGGGAGCATGTCGGTGGAGGCCTTCCTGGCCGAGGCCAACATGATGAAAACCCTGCAACATGACAAGCTGGTGAAGCTGCACGCCGTGGTCACCCAGGAGCCCATCTACATCGTCACAGAGTTCATGGCCAAAG GAAGCCTGCTGGACTTTTTGAAAAGCCAAGAAGGTAGCAAACAGCCCTTTCCGAAGCTCAttgacttctctgcccag ATCGCAGAAGGCATGGCCTTCATCGAGCGCAGGAACTATATTCACCGAGACCTCCGAGCCGCCAACATCCTGGTCTCTGCCTCGCTGGTGTGTAAGATCGCGGACTTCGGCCTGGCCCGGATCATTGAGGACAATGAGTACACAGCTCGGGAAG GGGCCAAGTTCCCCATCAAGTGGACAGCTCCAGAGGCCATCAACTTCGGCTCATTCACCATCAAGTCAGATGTCTGGTCCTTTGGTATCCTGCTGATGGAGATTGTCACCTTCGGCCGGATCCCTTACCCAG GGATGTCAAACCCGGAGGTGATCCGGGCACTGGAGCATGGCTATCGGATGTCTCGCCCAGAGCATTGTCCAGCGGAGCTCTACAACATCATGACACGCTGCTGGAAGAACCGCCCAGAGGAGCGGCCCACCTTTGAGTACATCCAGAGTGTGCTGGAGGACTTCTACACGGCCACCGAGAGCCAGTACCAGCAGCAGCCTTga
- the Hck gene encoding tyrosine-protein kinase HCK isoform X1 — MGCKKSKILRDMGKAWKAEPGSNPHNPVYVPDPTSSSKMGPNSNNGNPPGFADAGSEDIIVVALYDYEAVHHEDLSFRKGEQLVVLEESEEWWKARSLTTWKEGYIPSNYVARVNSLETEEWFFKKASRKDAERQLLAPGNMLGSFMIRDSETSKGSYSLSVRDFDAQQGDTVKHYKIRTLDSGGFYISPRSTFGTLHELVEHYKKGKDGLCQKLSVPCKSPKPQKPWEKDAWEIPRESLKLEKRLGAGQFGEVWMATYNKHTKVAVKMMKPGSMSVEAFLAEANMMKTLQHDKLVKLHAVVTQEPIYIVTEFMAKGSLLDFLKSQEGSKQPFPKLIDFSAQIAEGMAFIERRNYIHRDLRAANILVSASLVCKIADFGLARIIEDNEYTAREGAKFPIKWTAPEAINFGSFTIKSDVWSFGILLMEIVTFGRIPYPGMSNPEVIRALEHGYRMSRPEHCPAELYNIMTRCWKNRPEERPTFEYIQSVLEDFYTATESQYQQQP; from the exons ATGGGGTGCAAGAAATCCAAGATCCTACGGGACATGGGCAAGGCCTGGAAAGCGGAGCCGGGCAGCAACCCGCACAACCCTGTGTACGTGCCGGACCCCACTTCGTCCAGCAAGATG GGGccaaacagcaacaatggcaacccCCCAGGCTTTGCAGATG CAGGCTCTGAGGACATCATTGTGGTTGCCCTGTATGACTATGAGGCCGTTCACCATGAAGACCTCAGCTTCCGGAAGGGGGAGCAGCTGGTAGTCCTGGAGGA gtCTGAAGAATGGTGGAAGGCAAGATCTTTGACAACCTGGAAAGAGGGCTACATTCCGAGCAACTATGTGGCCCGTGTTAACTCTCTAGAGACAGAAGA GTGGTTCTTCAAGAAGGCCAGCCGGAAGGATGCAGAGCGACAACTCCTAGCTCCTGGCAACATGCTTGGCTCCTTCATGATCAGAGACAGCGAGACCAGCAAAG GAAGCTACTCCTTGTCTGTGCGAGACTTTGACGCCCAGCAAGGAGATACGGTGAAGCATTATAAGATCCGGACGCTGGACAGCGGGGGCTTCTACATCTCCCCGAGGAGCACCTTTGGCACGCTGCATGAGCTCGTGGAACATTACAAGA AGGGGAAAGACGGCCTGTGCCAGAAGCTGTCGGTGCCCTGCAAGTCCCCCAAGCCACAAAAGCCGTGGGAGAAAGATGCCTGGGAGATCCCCCGGGAATCCCTCAAGCTGGAGAAGAGGCTGGGAGCTGGGCAGTTTGGAGAAGTCTGGATGG CCACCTATAACAAGCACACCAAGGTGGCGGTGAAGATGATGAAGCCGGGGAGCATGTCGGTGGAGGCCTTCCTGGCCGAGGCCAACATGATGAAAACCCTGCAACATGACAAGCTGGTGAAGCTGCACGCCGTGGTCACCCAGGAGCCCATCTACATCGTCACAGAGTTCATGGCCAAAG GAAGCCTGCTGGACTTTTTGAAAAGCCAAGAAGGTAGCAAACAGCCCTTTCCGAAGCTCAttgacttctctgcccag ATCGCAGAAGGCATGGCCTTCATCGAGCGCAGGAACTATATTCACCGAGACCTCCGAGCCGCCAACATCCTGGTCTCTGCCTCGCTGGTGTGTAAGATCGCGGACTTCGGCCTGGCCCGGATCATTGAGGACAATGAGTACACAGCTCGGGAAG GGGCCAAGTTCCCCATCAAGTGGACAGCTCCAGAGGCCATCAACTTCGGCTCATTCACCATCAAGTCAGATGTCTGGTCCTTTGGTATCCTGCTGATGGAGATTGTCACCTTCGGCCGGATCCCTTACCCAG GGATGTCAAACCCGGAGGTGATCCGGGCACTGGAGCATGGCTATCGGATGTCTCGCCCAGAGCATTGTCCAGCGGAGCTCTACAACATCATGACACGCTGCTGGAAGAACCGCCCAGAGGAGCGGCCCACCTTTGAGTACATCCAGAGTGTGCTGGAGGACTTCTACACGGCCACCGAGAGCCAGTACCAGCAGCAGCCTTga
- the Hck gene encoding tyrosine-protein kinase HCK isoform X3, whose amino-acid sequence MGCKKSKILRDMGKAWKAEPGSNPHNPVYVPDPTSSSKMGPNSNNGNPPGFADAGSEDIIVVALYDYEAVHHEDLSFRKGEQLVVLEESEEWWKARSLTTWKEGYIPSNYVARVNSLETEEWFFKKASRKDAERQLLAPGNMLGSFMIRDSETSKGSYSLSVRDFDAQQGDTVKHYKIRTLDSGGFYISPRSTFGTLHELVEHYKKGKDGLCQKLSVPCKSPKPQKPWEKDAWEIPRESLKLEKRLGAGQFGEVWMATYNKHTKVAVKMMKPGSMSVEAFLAEANMMKTLQHDKLVKLHAVVTQEPIYIVTEFMAKGSLLDFLKSQEGSKQPFPKLIDFSAQIAEGMAFIERRNYIHRDLRAANILVSASLVCKIADFGLARIIEDNEYTAREVPSSAIGCCDEPELLVKG is encoded by the exons ATGGGGTGCAAGAAATCCAAGATCCTACGGGACATGGGCAAGGCCTGGAAAGCGGAGCCGGGCAGCAACCCGCACAACCCTGTGTACGTGCCGGACCCCACTTCGTCCAGCAAGATG GGGccaaacagcaacaatggcaacccCCCAGGCTTTGCAGATG CAGGCTCTGAGGACATCATTGTGGTTGCCCTGTATGACTATGAGGCCGTTCACCATGAAGACCTCAGCTTCCGGAAGGGGGAGCAGCTGGTAGTCCTGGAGGA gtCTGAAGAATGGTGGAAGGCAAGATCTTTGACAACCTGGAAAGAGGGCTACATTCCGAGCAACTATGTGGCCCGTGTTAACTCTCTAGAGACAGAAGA GTGGTTCTTCAAGAAGGCCAGCCGGAAGGATGCAGAGCGACAACTCCTAGCTCCTGGCAACATGCTTGGCTCCTTCATGATCAGAGACAGCGAGACCAGCAAAG GAAGCTACTCCTTGTCTGTGCGAGACTTTGACGCCCAGCAAGGAGATACGGTGAAGCATTATAAGATCCGGACGCTGGACAGCGGGGGCTTCTACATCTCCCCGAGGAGCACCTTTGGCACGCTGCATGAGCTCGTGGAACATTACAAGA AGGGGAAAGACGGCCTGTGCCAGAAGCTGTCGGTGCCCTGCAAGTCCCCCAAGCCACAAAAGCCGTGGGAGAAAGATGCCTGGGAGATCCCCCGGGAATCCCTCAAGCTGGAGAAGAGGCTGGGAGCTGGGCAGTTTGGAGAAGTCTGGATGG CCACCTATAACAAGCACACCAAGGTGGCGGTGAAGATGATGAAGCCGGGGAGCATGTCGGTGGAGGCCTTCCTGGCCGAGGCCAACATGATGAAAACCCTGCAACATGACAAGCTGGTGAAGCTGCACGCCGTGGTCACCCAGGAGCCCATCTACATCGTCACAGAGTTCATGGCCAAAG GAAGCCTGCTGGACTTTTTGAAAAGCCAAGAAGGTAGCAAACAGCCCTTTCCGAAGCTCAttgacttctctgcccag ATCGCAGAAGGCATGGCCTTCATCGAGCGCAGGAACTATATTCACCGAGACCTCCGAGCCGCCAACATCCTGGTCTCTGCCTCGCTGGTGTGTAAGATCGCGGACTTCGGCCTGGCCCGGATCATTGAGGACAATGAGTACACAGCTCGGGAAG TTCCCTCATCAGCCATTGGATGCTGTGATGAGCCTGAGCTCCTAGTTAAAGGGTAA